A window of Raineyella sp. W15-4 contains these coding sequences:
- a CDS encoding ABC transporter substrate-binding protein, producing the protein MKSARLGVVGALAAAAMFLAACGNSAGSGAGAQSSASRTYRIGITQIVSHPSLDASREGFKKALADAGLKVDYDEQNAQGDQATATSIATKFAADKEDLVLAIATPTSQAAAQAITDTPILFTAVTDPVSAQLVKSLDAPGGNVTGTTDLNPVAKQIGLVKQLKPQAKTVGIIYSSGEVNSTVQVKLAREAAAKEGLTVKEAAVSNSSEVQQGAQSLAGVDAIYVPTDNVVVSALESVIQVGESQKIPVIAGEGDSVQRGTVATYGIDYSKLGYQTGQMAVKILTAGAKPATMPVESQSDVQLIINKTAAGRMGVTIPDDLAAQAAQTY; encoded by the coding sequence ATGAAGTCAGCCCGTCTCGGGGTGGTCGGCGCGCTCGCCGCCGCCGCGATGTTCCTCGCCGCCTGTGGCAACTCCGCCGGCTCGGGTGCCGGCGCCCAGTCGTCGGCCAGCAGGACGTACAGGATCGGCATCACCCAGATCGTCTCGCACCCCTCGCTCGACGCCTCGCGCGAGGGCTTCAAGAAGGCCCTCGCCGACGCCGGTCTGAAGGTCGACTACGACGAGCAGAACGCCCAGGGCGACCAGGCGACCGCGACCTCGATCGCCACCAAGTTCGCTGCCGACAAGGAGGACCTGGTCCTCGCCATCGCCACCCCGACCTCCCAGGCCGCGGCCCAGGCGATCACCGACACCCCGATCCTCTTCACCGCGGTCACCGACCCGGTCTCCGCGCAGCTGGTGAAGTCCCTCGACGCGCCCGGCGGCAACGTCACCGGCACCACCGACCTCAATCCGGTCGCCAAGCAGATCGGTCTGGTCAAGCAGCTCAAGCCGCAGGCGAAGACCGTGGGCATCATCTACAGCTCCGGCGAGGTCAACTCCACGGTCCAGGTGAAGCTGGCCCGAGAGGCCGCCGCCAAGGAGGGCCTCACCGTCAAGGAGGCCGCGGTCTCCAACTCCTCCGAGGTGCAGCAGGGCGCCCAGTCGCTCGCCGGGGTGGACGCCATCTACGTCCCGACCGACAATGTCGTGGTCTCGGCGCTGGAATCGGTGATCCAGGTCGGTGAGAGCCAGAAGATCCCGGTGATCGCCGGTGAGGGTGACTCCGTCCAGCGCGGCACCGTCGCGACGTACGGCATCGACTACTCCAAGCTCGGCTACCAGACCGGCCAGATGGCGGTGAAGATCCTCACCGCGGGCGCCAAGCCGGCCACCATGCCGGTGGAGTCGCAGTCCGACGTCCAGCTCATCATCAACAAGACCGCCGCCGGGCGGATGGGGGTCACCATCCCCGACGACCTGGCCGCGCAGGCCGCACAGACCTACTGA
- a CDS encoding DUF1707 domain-containing protein, with amino-acid sequence MSSNLPVPYRYRSEPDKPVPDQEREDLTARVNAAYTDGRLDDDAYHAALDRVFSARTLGELVPVVEAVGAVPTYAEPAIVASTAPNRPGELAEIRGPGRAGLLVLAIGGGALLVLILLLVVLIAL; translated from the coding sequence ATGAGCAGCAACCTGCCCGTGCCGTACCGCTACCGGTCGGAGCCCGACAAACCGGTGCCCGACCAGGAGCGCGAGGACCTCACCGCCCGGGTCAACGCGGCGTACACCGACGGCAGGCTGGACGACGACGCCTACCACGCCGCGCTGGACCGGGTGTTCTCCGCCCGGACGCTCGGCGAGCTGGTGCCGGTGGTGGAGGCGGTCGGCGCCGTGCCGACGTACGCCGAGCCGGCGATCGTCGCCTCGACCGCGCCGAACAGGCCCGGCGAGCTCGCCGAGATCAGGGGTCCCGGCCGGGCCGGGCTGCTGGTGCTGGCGATCGGTGGGGGTGCCCTGCTGGTGCTGATCCTGCTGCTGGTGGTCCTGATCGCCCTCTGA
- a CDS encoding YaaA family protein → MLILLPPSETKTPRAHGAPTALETLSFPGLTPARRTVLTALAEVSAAPEALDVLGVPASLAAEVARNTTVLNSPATPVGRLYTGVLYDALDLSTLTGPARRRANSWLVVVSAAYGALRMTDRVGGYRLAMDVDLPGVGRLGPWWRDRLADQLTTTAGAGLVVDCRSTTYLPAWHPTGPVARRWVRVLVPGASHHAKHTRGLVARRLCHDGSAARTPTALATELAAAFEVRLDPPARPGRPWELQVTAPA, encoded by the coding sequence GTGCTGATCCTGCTGCCCCCGTCGGAGACCAAGACCCCGCGGGCCCACGGCGCCCCGACGGCACTGGAGACGCTGTCGTTCCCGGGGCTCACCCCGGCCCGCCGGACGGTGCTGACGGCGCTGGCGGAGGTGTCGGCCGCCCCGGAGGCGCTCGACGTGCTCGGGGTGCCGGCCTCACTGGCGGCCGAGGTGGCTCGCAACACCACCGTGCTGAACTCCCCCGCCACCCCGGTGGGCCGGCTCTACACCGGGGTGCTCTACGACGCACTCGACCTGTCGACCCTGACCGGCCCGGCCCGGCGCCGGGCGAACTCCTGGCTGGTGGTGGTGTCGGCGGCGTACGGCGCGCTGCGGATGACCGACCGGGTCGGCGGCTACCGGCTGGCGATGGACGTCGACCTGCCCGGGGTCGGCCGGCTCGGCCCCTGGTGGCGGGACCGGCTGGCGGACCAGCTGACCACCACCGCCGGCGCCGGCCTGGTGGTGGACTGCCGCTCCACCACGTACCTGCCCGCCTGGCACCCGACCGGGCCGGTGGCGCGACGCTGGGTCCGGGTGCTGGTGCCCGGGGCGAGCCACCACGCCAAACACACCCGCGGCCTGGTCGCCCGCCGGCTGTGCCACGACGGCTCGGCGGCCCGGACGCCGACCGCGCTGGCCACCGAGCTCGCCGCGGCCTTCGAGGTCCGACTGGATCCACCGGCCCGGCCGGGGCGGCCCTGGGAACTACAGGTCACCGCCCCGGCCTGA
- a CDS encoding ABC transporter permease subunit yields MIVALDLGLIFAVMALGVYISFRILDFADLTVDGSFTSGAATTAALIVAGVDPWLATAAAFVVGLVAGGITGVLHAKGGINPLLAGILTQIALYSINLRIMGRANVPLLRADTIITPLREAKVLGTPVSVAIFLGVAVLLTALLVWLLSTDFGLAMQATGDNQAMIRSLGVNTDGMKIIGLSLSNGLVALCGALIAQYQGFADIGMGIGLIVAGLASVIIGQAIFGQRTVLVAAAAVVVGSVVYRLVIQLALMIGFNPNDMKLISAVLVVIALLLPRWDVVRRIGARRQERLQRLTEPYGPGATTPGDAGQERAR; encoded by the coding sequence ATGATCGTCGCCCTGGACCTGGGGTTGATCTTCGCCGTGATGGCGTTGGGGGTCTATATCTCCTTCCGGATCCTCGACTTCGCCGACCTGACCGTCGACGGGTCGTTCACCAGCGGCGCGGCGACCACCGCCGCGCTGATCGTCGCCGGGGTGGACCCCTGGCTGGCCACCGCGGCAGCCTTCGTCGTCGGCCTGGTCGCCGGGGGAATCACCGGAGTGCTGCACGCCAAGGGCGGGATCAACCCGCTGCTGGCCGGCATCCTGACCCAGATCGCGCTGTACTCGATCAACCTGCGGATCATGGGCCGGGCGAACGTCCCGCTGCTGCGCGCGGACACGATCATCACCCCGCTGCGGGAGGCCAAGGTGCTCGGCACCCCGGTCTCGGTGGCGATCTTCCTGGGCGTCGCGGTGCTGCTGACCGCCCTGCTGGTCTGGCTGCTGTCGACGGACTTCGGTCTCGCCATGCAGGCCACCGGCGACAACCAGGCGATGATCCGTTCCCTGGGGGTGAACACCGACGGGATGAAGATCATCGGACTGTCGCTGTCCAACGGGTTGGTCGCCCTCTGCGGCGCGCTGATCGCCCAGTACCAGGGCTTCGCCGACATCGGCATGGGCATCGGCCTGATCGTCGCCGGGCTGGCGTCGGTGATCATCGGCCAGGCGATCTTCGGGCAGCGTACGGTCCTCGTCGCCGCCGCGGCGGTGGTCGTCGGCTCGGTCGTCTACCGGCTGGTCATCCAGCTCGCCCTGATGATCGGCTTCAATCCCAACGACATGAAGCTGATCTCCGCGGTCCTCGTCGTGATCGCACTGCTGCTGCCGCGCTGGGACGTGGTCCGGCGGATCGGGGCCCGACGACAGGAGCGGCTGCAGCGGCTGACCGAGCCGTACGGACCGGGCGCCACGACGCCGGGCGATGCCGGACAGGAGCGCGCGCGATGA
- a CDS encoding family 2A encapsulin nanocompartment shell protein, whose amino-acid sequence MSEPRTESQALGDLAARQLANATKSVPQLSTITPRWLLHLLSWAPVEAGIYRLNRVVNPERVTVDVGQIDDHQLPNTFVDYETHPREVTLRPISTIVDVQTRVSDLYSSPHDQVAQQLRLTIETIKERQESELINNPEYGLLSQVTPDQRISTRTGAPTPDDLDSLITKVWKSPSFFLTHPAAVAAFGREATFRGVPPVTVSLYGSQFITWRGIPIIPSDKVPLEDGKTSFILVRTGEEQQGVIGLFQPGLVGEQSPGLSVRFTGINRQAIASYLISLYTSLAVLTDDALGVLDNVAVDVFHEYE is encoded by the coding sequence ATGTCCGAACCCCGCACCGAGTCCCAGGCACTCGGAGACCTCGCTGCCCGGCAACTCGCCAACGCGACCAAGTCGGTCCCGCAGCTCTCCACGATCACCCCTCGCTGGCTGCTGCATCTGCTGTCCTGGGCCCCGGTCGAGGCGGGCATCTACCGACTCAACCGAGTGGTGAACCCGGAGCGGGTCACCGTCGACGTCGGCCAGATCGACGACCACCAGCTGCCGAACACGTTCGTGGACTACGAGACCCACCCGCGCGAGGTCACCCTGCGGCCGATCTCGACCATCGTCGACGTCCAGACCCGCGTCTCCGACCTGTACTCCAGCCCGCACGACCAGGTGGCCCAGCAGCTGCGGCTGACGATCGAGACGATCAAGGAGCGCCAGGAGTCGGAGCTGATCAACAACCCCGAGTACGGCCTGCTCTCCCAGGTCACGCCCGACCAGCGGATCTCGACCCGGACCGGCGCCCCCACCCCCGACGACCTGGACAGCCTGATCACGAAGGTGTGGAAGTCCCCCAGCTTCTTCCTCACCCACCCGGCGGCGGTGGCCGCGTTCGGTCGTGAGGCGACGTTCCGCGGTGTGCCGCCGGTCACCGTCAGCCTGTACGGCTCGCAGTTCATCACCTGGCGCGGGATCCCGATCATCCCCTCCGACAAGGTGCCGCTGGAGGACGGGAAGACCTCGTTCATCCTGGTCCGCACCGGCGAGGAGCAGCAGGGGGTGATCGGCCTGTTCCAGCCCGGCCTGGTCGGCGAGCAGAGCCCCGGCCTGTCGGTCCGCTTCACCGGGATCAACCGGCAGGCCATCGCCTCCTACCTGATCTCCCTCTACACCTCGCTGGCGGTGCTGACCGACGACGCGCTCGGCGTCCTCGACAACGTCGCGGTGGATGTCTTCCATGAGTACGAGTGA
- a CDS encoding ABC transporter ATP-binding protein, producing MTTPQPKLELTNVTKVFYPHTVNERVALKAVSLTLREGDFVTIIGSNGAGKSTLLNVIAGVHRPEAGSIRIDGREVSRFADFQRARYISRVFQDPMAGTSPHMTIEQNLAMALARGRRRGLGRGVSAGKRERFRAELATLELGLEDRLGVRVGMLSGGQRQALSLLMATFSEPEILLLDEHTAALDPQRAALVTRLTGEAVKRHGLTALMVTHNMEQALQLGNRLIMMHEGEVIFEIDAGEKAKATVPDLLNEFGKVRGAAEALSDRTLLG from the coding sequence ATGACCACCCCGCAGCCCAAGCTCGAGCTGACGAACGTCACCAAGGTCTTCTACCCGCACACCGTGAACGAGCGGGTGGCCCTGAAAGCGGTGTCGCTCACCCTGCGCGAGGGCGACTTCGTCACCATCATCGGCTCCAACGGGGCCGGCAAGTCGACCCTGCTCAACGTCATCGCCGGGGTGCACCGCCCGGAGGCGGGCAGCATCCGGATCGACGGCCGCGAGGTCTCCCGGTTCGCCGACTTCCAGCGCGCCCGCTACATCAGCCGGGTCTTCCAGGACCCGATGGCCGGCACCTCGCCGCACATGACCATCGAGCAGAACCTGGCGATGGCGCTGGCCCGGGGCCGGCGTCGTGGGCTCGGCCGCGGCGTCTCGGCCGGGAAACGGGAGCGGTTCCGGGCCGAACTCGCCACCCTCGAGCTCGGCCTGGAGGACCGGCTCGGTGTCCGGGTCGGAATGCTCTCCGGTGGCCAGCGGCAGGCGTTGTCGCTGCTGATGGCCACCTTCAGCGAGCCCGAGATCCTGCTCCTGGACGAGCACACCGCCGCCCTCGACCCGCAGCGCGCCGCGTTGGTCACCCGGCTCACCGGGGAGGCGGTCAAGCGGCACGGGCTGACCGCGCTGATGGTCACCCACAACATGGAGCAGGCGCTGCAGCTCGGCAACCGGCTGATCATGATGCACGAGGGCGAGGTGATCTTCGAGATCGACGCCGGGGAGAAGGCCAAGGCCACCGTGCCGGACCTGCTCAACGAGTTCGGCAAGGTACGCGGGGCCGCCGAGGCGCTCAGCGACCGTACGCTGCTCGGCTGA
- a CDS encoding TQXA domain-containing protein, whose amino-acid sequence MSAPALLTTTALLTTDHRPSAPVPTWSGPLDPVHHEVRADAEDLPERLSRYLGGLCSPTIQEIRLADGRRVRTDLVRLNPTIDAYSLDLDGLAPTPVSRYAPSRRADTAVRRTAPELGRIVADSYPVVPLGELSRRVRAAGYPLGRADLREHEAIAATQAALWHITNGADLDVRPRSVPLRLAAGPVDGLRTPLDPTAPSWAGSVSAERPLSVEITFDGRPQVGSYHVGLVGTSGRAPLTLRLERSHDGLRWQPVAGSERTVTPAATRTPAAGRRTDVDTVLGVGATLADGIGQGFPHYRLVVSTPATAPVPVGLESLRFTLTGTPTYVNPEGVVQLYRYLLDRVAVPADGADLPAARTRLVPAGAAAVPPPVPGAVGPFVLVGPGPSHRVTFELPDDPTATVLDVWGRPLTEGIRASELFFVRFTEHPSPEGRLVVHATASHGCAPRVLIGSRTHGGPEEFTPLLHGARAVRRDSWTFRLETLGAVRLPAPSGGPRTGAAARTA is encoded by the coding sequence TTGTCCGCCCCTGCTCTGCTCACGACCACTGCTCTGCTCACGACCGATCACCGCCCCTCTGCTCCGGTCCCGACCTGGTCCGGCCCACTCGACCCGGTCCACCACGAGGTCCGGGCAGACGCCGAGGACCTGCCCGAACGGCTGAGTCGCTACCTCGGCGGCCTGTGCTCCCCCACGATCCAGGAGATCCGGCTGGCCGACGGCCGACGGGTCCGCACCGACCTGGTCCGGCTCAACCCGACCATCGACGCCTATTCCCTCGACCTGGACGGCCTCGCACCCACGCCGGTCTCGCGCTACGCCCCGTCCCGGCGGGCCGACACCGCGGTCCGCCGAACGGCGCCCGAGCTGGGCCGGATCGTGGCAGACTCCTATCCCGTGGTGCCGCTAGGGGAGCTGAGCCGCCGGGTCCGGGCCGCGGGATACCCGCTCGGCCGGGCTGATCTGCGCGAGCACGAAGCGATCGCGGCCACCCAGGCGGCGCTGTGGCACATCACCAACGGGGCGGACCTCGACGTACGGCCCCGGAGCGTCCCGCTGCGACTGGCAGCCGGACCGGTGGACGGGCTCCGGACGCCGCTCGACCCGACCGCACCGTCCTGGGCCGGCAGCGTCAGCGCCGAGCGGCCGCTGTCGGTGGAGATCACCTTCGACGGGCGCCCCCAGGTGGGCAGCTACCACGTCGGCCTGGTCGGGACCTCGGGCCGCGCCCCGCTGACCCTGCGCCTCGAACGCTCCCACGACGGCCTGCGCTGGCAGCCGGTGGCCGGCAGCGAACGGACCGTGACGCCGGCCGCGACCCGGACCCCCGCGGCGGGACGACGCACCGATGTCGACACCGTGCTGGGGGTGGGGGCGACGCTGGCCGACGGGATCGGCCAGGGGTTCCCGCACTACCGACTGGTGGTGTCGACCCCCGCCACCGCCCCGGTCCCGGTCGGGCTGGAGAGCCTCCGCTTCACCCTGACCGGCACCCCGACGTACGTGAATCCCGAGGGCGTCGTCCAGCTCTACCGCTACCTGCTCGACCGGGTGGCCGTCCCGGCCGACGGTGCCGACCTCCCCGCGGCCCGGACCCGGCTGGTGCCCGCCGGGGCCGCGGCCGTCCCGCCGCCGGTGCCCGGGGCAGTCGGCCCGTTTGTCCTGGTCGGGCCGGGACCGTCCCATCGGGTCACCTTCGAGCTGCCCGACGACCCGACCGCGACGGTGCTCGACGTCTGGGGCCGCCCGCTCACCGAGGGCATCCGGGCCTCCGAGCTCTTCTTCGTACGATTCACCGAGCACCCGTCCCCGGAGGGCCGACTGGTCGTGCACGCCACGGCGTCCCACGGCTGCGCCCCCCGGGTCCTGATCGGCTCCCGGACCCACGGCGGGCCGGAGGAGTTCACTCCCCTGCTGCACGGCGCCCGCGCGGTCCGCCGGGACTCCTGGACGTTCCGACTCGAGACCCTCGGTGCGGTGCGTCTCCCGGCCCCGAGCGGCGGACCACGGACCGGGGCGGCCGCCCGCACCGCCTGA
- a CDS encoding DUF4395 domain-containing protein: MATTAAQPRTPARIDPRGPRFGAIITSVLLALTLVLGPTWGLIPLAIQTLAFIGGAVFGLSRQPWGWIYKTWVRPRLAPPTELEDEAPPRFAQVVGLVFAVLALIGGLAGVTLLFWIAAAFALIAAFLNAAFDFCLGCEAYLLIQRLRARTPHPSA; the protein is encoded by the coding sequence ATGGCCACCACCGCCGCCCAGCCGCGCACCCCCGCCCGGATCGACCCGCGCGGCCCGCGCTTCGGCGCCATCATCACCTCGGTCCTGCTCGCCCTCACCCTGGTGCTCGGCCCGACCTGGGGGCTGATCCCGCTGGCGATCCAGACGCTCGCCTTCATCGGCGGGGCCGTCTTCGGCCTCTCCCGGCAACCATGGGGCTGGATCTACAAGACCTGGGTCCGTCCGCGGCTGGCACCGCCCACCGAGCTGGAGGACGAGGCGCCGCCGCGCTTCGCCCAGGTCGTCGGCCTGGTCTTCGCCGTGCTGGCCCTGATCGGTGGACTGGCCGGCGTCACGCTGTTGTTCTGGATCGCCGCCGCGTTCGCCCTCATCGCCGCCTTCCTCAACGCGGCGTTCGACTTCTGCCTCGGCTGCGAGGCGTACCTGCTGATCCAGCGGCTGCGCGCCCGTACGCCCCACCCGTCCGCCTGA
- a CDS encoding thioredoxin family protein: MTGIVILLVALAAATAFGLHRRATDGRSRATDGSRAPHLTRDDLGADLGTARTFVQFSSSVCTPCRRTRTLLESVTAERPDVAYVDLDAESRLDLADRFGVLRTPTVLVLDPDGAVAHRIVGQPRRADVLALLEPSPEPPVGAPTGATVR, translated from the coding sequence GTGACCGGCATCGTCATCCTTCTCGTCGCCCTGGCGGCGGCCACTGCCTTCGGCCTCCACCGCCGGGCCACCGACGGCCGCTCCCGCGCCACGGACGGCTCCCGGGCCCCGCACCTCACCCGCGACGACCTCGGCGCGGACCTCGGCACGGCGCGGACCTTCGTCCAGTTCTCCTCCTCGGTGTGCACACCGTGCCGGCGGACCCGGACGCTGCTGGAGTCGGTCACCGCGGAGCGTCCGGACGTGGCGTACGTCGACCTGGATGCCGAGAGCCGGCTCGACCTCGCCGACCGGTTCGGTGTCCTGCGGACCCCGACCGTGCTGGTCCTCGACCCCGACGGCGCGGTCGCCCACCGGATCGTCGGCCAGCCGCGACGCGCGGACGTCCTGGCCCTCCTCGAGCCCTCCCCCGAACCGCCGGTCGGTGCCCCGACCGGGGCGACCGTCCGGTAG